Below is a genomic region from bacterium.
GTGAACCTGCCGGCCATGAGCGCCCAGACCGTGGGCGTCTGGCCGCCGCCTTCGGTACCGCCCGCGACCACGTCGGGACGCTACTTCCTGGGCGTGATCCTCAACTACGCCGACGCCAACCCGGGCAACAACATAACCTCGGCGGTCGAGCTGGATTCCATATTCGTGGACTGTCCCCTGCCCGGCACGCCGGTGATCCTCTCGCCCCTGGAGGGCGAGACCTGCCAGCCGCTGGCTCGCACCATAGACTGGAACGACCAGCCGCTGATCGAGACCTACCAGCTGCGCTTCGGCACCTGGTGCGGCGAGACCCTCATCGACGTCGGCAGCGGCAGCCAGCACACCGTCAGCGGCCTGGACAACGGCACCACCTACTACGCCACCGTGCGCGCCAAGAAGTACTGCGGCTCCTGGAGCCCCTGGTCCGACTGCCGCAGCTTCACGACCCTGGACATCCCCACCTCCGCGGTGGCCTTCCTCACGCCGGGCGTCGGCGACATCTGCCAGGACTCGACCCAGGTGTCCATCGCCTGGCAGCCCGTGCCCGGGGCCACCGGCTACGAGCTGCGGGTGGGGGAGAGCTGCGGGAGCGGCGGCACCTACCCCTTGCCGTCGACGACGCCTTACCATGACGTCACCGGGTTGGACGGCGACACGACCTACTTCTACCAGGTGCGGGTGAAGGGAGTCTGCGGCAACTGGGGAGACTGGAGCGCCTGCCGCGACTTCAGCACCCTGCCGGGCATCTACCCGATGCCCTACGCGCCCTTCCCGCCCGACGGTTACGCCTGCATGAACGCCAACGCGAACCTGAGCTGGATGCCAGTCGAATACCCCTGCACCTACGAGGTGGAATGGGGCACATCCTGCCGCATGGACACCTCGACCGTCGTGACCACCAACGTCTGCTACCTGCCGCCCCTGGCCGAAGGCACCTGGTACTGGCACGTGCGCGCGCGTCACGTCTGCGGCGGCGTCAGCTCCTGGACGCCCTGCTACAGCTTCGGCGTGGACCTCACGGCGCCCACCTGGCCAGACTGGCTCGAGAGCACCACGCATGCGGTCTCGACCTGGTCGACCGTTCCGCAGGTGACCACCCGCTGGGAGGACGCCACCGACCCCTGCAACGTGCAGTACCGCGTGCTCTGGGACCACTTGCCGGCCACCGTGCCGGACACGCTGTCGCTGACCGTCATGGACGTGGAGTACACCTGCGATCCCCTGCCCGACGGCGACGACCACTGGTTCCACGTCCTGGCCCGGGACATGCCGGGCAACCTGGCCGTCAATCCGCAGCACATGGGACCCTTCTGGATCGACGCCACGTCGCCCGAAGTGCAGGTGATCAATCCCGTGGGCGGGCAGAACCTCGTGGAGGGTCAGCTGGTGACCATCGCCTGGTCGGCCGACGACCCTGCCTCGGGCGTCGACGACGCTGTGCTCCACTACACGATCGACGCCGGGGCCATCTGGCTGCCCATCGCCGCCATCACCGACCCGCTGATCACCACCTTCGACTGGACGGTGCCCGAGGCCACTACCGACAGCGCCCGCGTGCGGGTCACAGTCACCGACGTGGCCGGCAACGCCGGCGCCGCCACCAACGAGCGCTGGTTCAGCATCGGGCCGCCGACGGGGGTGGACGATCACGCCGCCGGCACGGCGACGCGCTTCGTGCTGGCGGGCAGCTACCCCAACCCGTTCAACCCGTCCACGACGATCCGCTTCGCCGTGCCTCGCCCGGCGCGCGTGCGGCTCGCCGTCTTCGATCTGCAGGGGCGGCGGGTGTGCACTTTGCGCGACGGCCCGGTCGACGGGCCGGCGTGGCACGAGGCGCAGTGGCGCGGCACGGACGACGCCGGCCAGCAGGTAGCCGCGGGGGTCTACTTCTGCCGGCTGGAAGCGGAGGCGTTCCACCAGACGGTGCGGATGGTGCTGGTCAAATGATGAACGCTGGACCGTGCTTTTGAAGCGATATACCGCGGGCACCTCCACGGGGTGAGGTGGTTTTGAGATCCGATGAGGGCGATCCCGCGGGTCTCGAAGAGATGGACAATGCCGGTCCAGGACTGGCCCGCCGCCCTGAATTACTTCTCGATCGTGTTCGAGGGAAGGGTGCCCAGATAGATCATGAGAGGCTGGTTACACAGTTCCGTTGACATACCCATCCTGACTTCTGCACTCTGCTCGTCCAGGCCGGCAACGGCTTCGGTCTGCCCAGCCCCGGGCACACCACGCTCACGCGCCTGGGCCCGCCGAGCTCCGACTTCCAGGTCGACAGCTTCTTCGACATCAACTGCCGGATCGATTTCCAGGGCTACCCCGGCAGCGTCCTGGACGGGATGGGCGGCGTGACCGAGGACACGACCCGTATCGAGACCTGCGAGAACCCCGTGCCGGTCGAGGCGGCCAGCACGTGGGGCGAGATCAAGGCCGGGTACGCCGACTGAGACGGCGAACGGGGGAGCTCCGAGGGGGCACCCCCGGCACCGACCGCATGTCCTGGGGCTGGTGAAGCCGGCCGAAGAGATCAGGAGATGAGGAGATGGAGCGAGTGCTGTCGCTCTATGATATGTTGTTGCGGCACGCAAGAACGGGATAGTTGACTTGTCAAATATTGACTTGTCAACTATCTCGTTTTTTCGTGCTCGATGTCCCCCTTCGCCGGCTTGCCGCTTACCCCCCTTGCCATCCGCATAACAAGACTGATATACTCTTCATGGTACCCCGCCCGGCCACATATCTCGAAAGGTAGATGACATGCGCCTCCTCATCCTGTGCGTGGGCCTGTTAATGTCCGCCGTCCTCGTCGCCGGTCCGGCCCACGCCCAGCCCGGCTGCGACATCGTCGTGCCGATCGACTGCGACGGCCCCGTGACCAACTATCCCGTCGGGTTCGGCGGCTATCCCGGCGGCTCGCTCGTCTGCGGCTATCCGTTCTCCGTCTGCGGCGGCACGGTCTTCGAGGTGACCCTGTCCGCGACCCAGCAGATCACCATGCACCTGGTCATCCCCTACGCGGCCGCCACCTACCTCTTTCTCTTCGAGGATTGCCTGGGCACGCATTGCATCGACTACATCCAGGTCACCCAGAGCGAGACCGACTGGTCCGTCTGCCTGCCCGCCGGCACCTACTACATCGGCATGCTCGAGCAGACGTGCGTCTTCTACTACTACGACTTATCGGTCAGCTGCGTGGATTGCAGCGACCCCATCGCCAACGTGAGCGGCGCCTGGGGGGCGGTGAAGGCGATCTACCGGTAGGTCGCCCTTGACGCACGAGGCCGGCGCCCTTCCGGCGGCGCTGGCCCCGTCTTGTCCGATCGCGGCTGCCAAAGCCCTGTCCCTGATTTTGAAAATGCGGTATGATTGACACCCCGCAGCTCGGAACACCATGTCGTATCCCGGGGGGTGATACCTCGTGTCCGCATGCATGTTCGCATTGGTCCTGATCCTGATCCTGTCCACCACCGTACGGGTCTCCGCGCGCACTTGGGAGGTCCACGCCGACGGCACCGGCGACGCGCCCACCATCCAGGCCGCCATCGACTCGCTCCAGTCCGACGACGACATCGTGCTCGCCGACGGGGTATACAGCGGTCCGGGCAACCGCGACCTCTACAACGCAGAGAAGCTGTTCACGATCGCCTCGCAGAGCGGCAACCCCACGGCCTGCGTCATCGACTGCCAGGGCGCGCCCGACGATCCCCACTGGGGCTTCGCCCTCGACGTCGGCGGCTGAAAGCAGCAATACGCCCTGGGTCTGCAGGGCATCACGATCACCGGCGCGCACGACTTCAGCGGCGGCGCGGTAACCGTCTGGGAAGGCATCCCGCTGGTCATCGACAACTGCATCTTCTCCAACAACACGGCGGACGACCGGGGTGGCGCCGTGGCGAACTTCGCCGGCGCGCTGACCATCACCAACTCCTTCTTCCTGGACAACACCGCCGCCGAGGGCGGGGCCCTGGCCGTGCTCTCGTACGGCACCCTCGAGATGGAGGGCTGCGTCTTCGCGGGCAACGACGCGGACCAGGGCGGGGCGATCCTGCTCGACAACGTCGGCCTGGTGTTCGCCCGCAACTGCACCTTCGCCGACAACCAGGCGCCCGTGGGCGCGGGACTGAGCGTCGTCTCGTCCACCGTGTCGCCCATGTTGCTGGAGAACTGCCTGATCGCCTTCGGTGCCGGGGGAGAAGGGCTGCACTGGGACGGCGCCGGCCTGCTGGAACTCAAGTGCTGCGACATCCACGGCAACGCGGGCGGCGATTGGATCGGCCCGCTCGCCGGCCAGTTCGGTCTTGCCGGCAACTTCCAGGCGGACCCGCTCTTCTGCGGCGCGCTGAATCCCGAACATCCGTACACGCTGGGCTGCGGTTCGCCCTGCTCCGTGGCCTACGCTCCGGTGCGGGGGCTTGTCGGTGCATTGCCGGTGGGTTGTGTCCTGACGTCCGTGAACGCGCCGCCGCGAATCGCGTGCCTGTATCCCTGCGTGCCCAACCCCTTCAACCCCAGTACGACCATCGCCTTCGAGCTGGCGGAGGCGGCGCGCGTACGGCTGGCCGTCTTCGACATCTCCGGGCGGCGGGTGTGGACGCTGGCCGACGGCAGGCTCATGCCCGCCGGCGGATACACGAGGACCTGGCACGGTATTGACGATGCCGGTCAGCCGGTTGCGGCGGGGGTGTACGTCTGTCGGCTGATCGCCGGGGATGCGGTCGATACCGTGAGAATGGCGCTGGTCAAATGAGCCCGGGCGCCGAACGGACATACCTGGAGGTGTAACCATGAGTCGCGCCATCACAATCGTCCTGCTGGTCGTGTCGACCGCCGCACCCGCGCTCGCCGGCGCGTCCAAGGACTTCACCCACGCCTGGAGCCGGCGTTTCGGCGGCGAGCAGATCGAACTGCTGCGCGACGTCTGCGTCGACGGGGCGGGCAACGTCATCGTCTGCGGACACCACGCGGGCGACATCGACTTCGGCGGCGGCACCCTGTCCTGCGCCGGGGGCGACGACGCCTTCCTGGCCAAGTTCGACGTCGACGGCAACCATATCTGGAGCCGGTCCTTCGGCGACTCGAGCGACCAGCAGGGCATCGCCGTGGGCGTGGATGCCGCCGGCAACATCTACCTCACGGGCTGGTTCCGCAGCATCGTGGACTTCGGGGGCGGACCCCTGACCGGCCCGGGCAACGAGGATACCTTCCTGGCCAAGTTCGACGGTCTCGGCAATCACTTGTGGAGCATCGCTCGGGGCGGGACCGGCAGCGATCGGCCCAACGATCTGGTCGTGGACTCGTGGGGCAACGTGGTGATCACCGGCTGGTTCTACGGGCCCGTCGCGGACTTCTGCGGGGGACTCGGCTGTGCCGGCGGTCAGGACATCTACCTGGTCAAGTACAATCCCTACGGCACCTGTCTCTACGCATTCTCCTGGGGCGACGCGAGCAACCAGCAAGGACTTGCGGTGGCCGTGGATATGAACGACGACATCCTGCTGGCCGGCGAGTTCTACGGCACTGTCGACTTCGGCTCCGGTCCGTTGACCAGCGCCGGCCAGGCGGACGTCTTCCTGGCCAAGTTCTACGGTGATACCGGTCAGATCTACTTCGCCTACAGCTACGGTGACGCCGATCACGATGCGGTGGCCGCCGTGGCCGCCGACCTCGATTACATCTACCTGGGCGGCAGCACCGTCGCGAGCATCGATTTCGGGGGCGGCGCGCTGGACGGCGGCGCCGGCTGGGACGTCTACGTGGCCTGTCTGGACGCCTACGGCGCCCATTACTGGAGCAGAATCTTCCCAGACGCCGACGGATCGTTCATGATGGACCTGATCCTCACCGACACGCATTGCCCCGCTATCACGGGATACTATGGCGATCGCATCGACTTCGGCGGTGGCGAACTGGTCAGTGCCGGCCAGGAGGACATCTTCGTGGCCGTGCTTGATCCCGGTGACGGCGGCCACGTCGAGTCGGCGAGCTTCGGCGGCACTGGCCTGGATTACGGTGACGCCCTAGCTTCCGCCCCCGGGGACTATCTGGTTCTCGGTGGCTATACCGACGGAACGATCGACCTGGGCGGCGGTCCGCTCGCCAACGCCGGCTATTACGACGTCCTGCTGGCGCGCTATCTGCTCGGTCCGCCGGGTTTCCCGCCCGAGGTCGTCGTGTCCATCCCGGACCTGCTCGTCCAGGAGACCGCGCCGCCCGTCGACAACCATGTCTGTCTCACCGACGTCTTCTGGGATCCCGAGGAGGGGAGCGCACTCGCCTACGAGGTCGTCGGCTGGACCAACTTGGATCTGCTGACCGCCACCGTGGACGCGGACAGCTGTCTGGACATCTCCTTCAACGAGCTGATGGACGGCGCGGCGGTGGTCACCGTCCGCGCTACCGACTCGGTCGGCCGCAGCATCGAGGACGCTTTCGAGGTGACGGTGGAGCCTCTGCCCGACGCCCCCCTGATCCAGGGCATCGCGGACGTGCCCAACGACCAGGGGCGCACGGTGCGCATCACCCTGCGCCGCTCCGGCCAGGACGACCTCGGCGCCACCACGCCGATCCTCCAGTACGAGGCCTGGCGCCGCCTCGATCCCCTGCCGCCGGCGGCGGCGGGACGACCGGTGCCGCCTGTCCGCGGCGCGCCCGTGTCCGCTTCCGACAAGTCCTTCGAGGACTGGGAGTTCGCCGGCGCGGTGCCGGCCCACGGTCACACGACCTACAGCCTGATCGTGCCGACCCTGGCCGACTCGACCATCTCCGATGGTCTGCACATGTCGGTCTTCTTCGTACGCGCTGCCACAGCTGCGCCGCTGACCTACTACGATTCCGCGCCCGACAGCGGCTACTCCGTGGACAACCTGGCGCCCAACGCGCCCGAGGGCTTCGCGGCGGCCTACGGCGCCGGCGTCGCCCTGAGCTGGGAACCCAGCGCGGACGCGGACTTCCGCTACTTCAAGATCTACCGCGGCGATGCGCCCGGCTTCGCGATCGATCCCGGGAATCCGCTGCAGACCACCGTGGACTCCGCCTGGCTGGACGGCGGCGGCGGCTTCGACAGCTTCTACAGGATCTCGGCCATCGACTTCGCGGGCAACGAGAGCCCGGCGGTGGCACCGACCACCACCACCGGCGCCAGCGACGCCCCCTCGGCCTTCAAGCTGCACGGCGCACATCCCAACCCCTTCAACCCGCGCACGACGATCGCCTTCGAGCTCCCCGCGGCGGCGCATGTGGATTTCCGTATCCATGACGTGTCGGGTCGCGTGGTGCGGACCCTGGCATCGGGCGTGCCCTACGCCGCGGGACGTCACGAGCTGGTCTGGGACGGCGTGGACGATGCCGGCCGGGCGGTCGCATCAGGCGTCTACGTCGGCCGCGCCTCGGCGCGCGGCGCGGTGTGCA
It encodes:
- a CDS encoding trypsin-like serine protease — translated: MSQRQDIQAIFVVLGLCSALAAAVQADPPTFSPLKQTPDGRIESADTVIMPGLSDPSIPAGPLGRIVTRDLRTGEVTIREEVTREEFLSEYFHPGGEGVLTDPFAEPAAKNFGAWTEIGDPSVGTYPMHVKVNLCWGPPCNEPYGGQCSGTLIDPMHVITAGHCVYSYDEDHPGWAEEVRVIPGLDEGNEPFGHAHAVQIHSWEGWTVDHDHHHDVAILDLDRPIGALTGWRGYGYNDDCDWYYGGGWVHRSYPSEGDFFDGQKMYENAGSFDDCWSDYPLDLHIAYFNNASWGGSSGCGAVRDNVVYAIFRGSDRETISEDCLITDNKFADIGVMRYADMPSSPDIMPIYVQAEGLNFDPGDQLAEFTFVLASYAEQGLNTNVICDIYLSADQNITTGDVWLDDVSVPVNLPAMSAQTVGVWPPPSVPPATTSGRYFLGVILNYADANPGNNITSAVELDSIFVDCPLPGTPVILSPLEGETCQPLARTIDWNDQPLIETYQLRFGTWCGETLIDVGSGSQHTVSGLDNGTTYYATVRAKKYCGSWSPWSDCRSFTTLDIPTSAVAFLTPGVGDICQDSTQVSIAWQPVPGATGYELRVGESCGSGGTYPLPSTTPYHDVTGLDGDTTYFYQVRVKGVCGNWGDWSACRDFSTLPGIYPMPYAPFPPDGYACMNANANLSWMPVEYPCTYEVEWGTSCRMDTSTVVTTNVCYLPPLAEGTWYWHVRARHVCGGVSSWTPCYSFGVDLTAPTWPDWLESTTHAVSTWSTVPQVTTRWEDATDPCNVQYRVLWDHLPATVPDTLSLTVMDVEYTCDPLPDGDDHWFHVLARDMPGNLAVNPQHMGPFWIDATSPEVQVINPVGGQNLVEGQLVTIAWSADDPASGVDDAVLHYTIDAGAIWLPIAAITDPLITTFDWTVPEATTDSARVRVTVTDVAGNAGAATNERWFSIGPPTGVDDHAAGTATRFVLAGSYPNPFNPSTTIRFAVPRPARVRLAVFDLQGRRVCTLRDGPVDGPAWHEAQWRGTDDAGQQVAAGVYFCRLEAEAFHQTVRMVLVK